Below is a genomic region from Deltaproteobacteria bacterium.
TTTTATGTATAGTTGTTGCTTTCTTATTTAATTTCTTTGCCTATGGAAATAATTTTCTATATATATTCTTAAAAAATCCCAAACAAAACCCAGCCAATAGACTAAAAGGGTGGAGTGAGCTTGCTCATGAAGTAGATAATATAAGAAGAAAATATCCTCAAAGTTTTGTCATCAGCGATAACTATAAAATTTCCAGTGAAATGGCGTTTTACTTAAAAGATCAACCTCAAACCTTTGTCTTTTCGCCGGATAAGATCACACAATACACATTCTGGGAAAAACATCCAGAAGGGAAATTAGCAATATTCATCACCTACGATGATGATAAAGTGCCAGGAAATTTTGAAAAAACATGCACAGAAGAAAAAACTGTAAATATAATAAAAATGAATAAAACAATAAGAACATTCACAATCTGGTCTTGTAAAGTTGACAAAAAGCGATTTGTCCTATAAAAAATGGTTTATTAAGATTATAGGAGGATGAAAGTGGAAAGGACTAAATTCATCTTAGATGAAAATGAGATGCCCACATCCTGGTATAACATACAAGCAGACCTGCCAGAACCATTACCACCTGTTCTGCATCCCGCTACAGGAAAACCTGTCACTGCCGATGATCTAAAAGCCATTTTCCCCATGGAGTTGATCAAGCAAGAAGTAAGTCTTGAAAGGTGGATTGAAATTCCGGACGAGGTGCAGGAAATCTATAGGCTGTGGAGACCTACAACACTATTCCGCGCACATAGATTAGAGAAAGCCTTAGATACACCGGCTAAGATTTTCTACAAATATGAGGGAATGAGCCCTCCTGGCAGCCATAAACCCAATACTGCCGTAGCTCAAGCTTACTATAATAAGAAAGAAGGTATCAAGCGCATCTCTACAGAAACAGGAGCCGGACAGTGGGGAAGTGCTCTATCCTTCGCCGGAGCTTGTTTCGGTATAGAAATAAAGGTTTATATGGTTAGGGCGAGCTACGACCAAAAACCCTATCGTCGGGTTATGATGGAAACCTGGGGAGGAAAATGCGTTCCCAGCCCCAGCCCAGACACTAAAGTAGGACGAGCTATATTAGAAAAAGACCCGAATTGTACGGGTAGTTTAGGCATTGCTATAAGTGAAGCAACTGAAGATGCTATATCCCGTGATGATACTCATTATTCTCTGGGCAGTGTGCTCAATCATGTCCTGCTGCACCAGACAATCATTGGACAGGAAACAAAGAAGCAAATGGAAATGGCAAATACATATCCTGATATTATTGTAGGCTGTATTGGCGGCGGTTCAAATTTTGCGGGTATGTTTCTACCTTTTGTAAAGGATAAAATTGAGGGTAAAAAACCGAACCTGCGCATTATTAATGTAGAACCTGCAAGCTGCCCTACATTAACCAAAGGTCCCTATGCCTATGATTTTGGCGATTCGGCAGGATTAACACCTCTGCTTAA
It encodes:
- a CDS encoding TrpB-like pyridoxal phosphate-dependent enzyme, yielding MERTKFILDENEMPTSWYNIQADLPEPLPPVLHPATGKPVTADDLKAIFPMELIKQEVSLERWIEIPDEVQEIYRLWRPTTLFRAHRLEKALDTPAKIFYKYEGMSPPGSHKPNTAVAQAYYNKKEGIKRISTETGAGQWGSALSFAGACFGIEIKVYMVRASYDQKPYRRVMMETWGGKCVPSPSPDTKVGRAILEKDPNCTGSLGIAISEATEDAISRDDTHYSLGSVLNHVLLHQTIIGQETKKQMEMANTYPDIIVGCIGGGSNFAGMFLPFVKDKIEGKKPNLRIINVEPASCPTLTKGPYAYDFGDSAGLTPLLKMYTLGHDFIPPPVHAGGLRYHGMAPIICHLYNLGLVEAQSVHQLATFEAGIKFARTEGIISAPEPNHAIKVVIDEALKCKESGEKKTILLAHSGHGHVDMAAYDAYLSGKLTDYAYPEQGIKEALKNLPKL